Proteins from one Streptomyces sp. NBC_00390 genomic window:
- the gyrB gene encoding DNA topoisomerase (ATP-hydrolyzing) subunit B has product MLCQKGRFVADSGNPNENIPSTAADGTGEASSSYDASAITVLEGLDAVRKRPGMYIGSTGERGLHHLVQEVVDNSVDEAMAGHADRIDVTILADGGVRVIDNGRGIPVDMHPVEKKPAVEVVLTVLHAGGKFGGGGYAVSGGLHGVGVSVVNALSTKIAVDIKRDGFRWTQEYKQGVPTGPLEKHEAVEDSGTSVTFWADPDIFETTEYSFETLSRRFQEMAFLNKGLTLTLTDERESAKATVGADDPDAEAAEEPPARTVTYHYEGGIVDFVTYLNSRKGELIHPTVIDINAEDKERLLSLEVAMQWNSQYSEGVYSFANTIHTHEGGTHEEGFRAALTGLVNRYARDKKLLREKDDNLTGEDIREGLTAIISIKLGEPQFEGQTKTKLGNTEAKTFVQKVVNEHLTDWFDRNPNEAVDIIRKAIQAATARVAARKARDLTRRKGLLESASLPGKLSDCQSNDPTKCEIFIVEGDSAGGSAKSGRNPMYQAILPIRGKILNVEKARIDKILQNTEVQALISAFGTGVHEDFDIEKLRYHKIILMADADVDGQHINTLLLTFLFRFMRPLVEAGHVFLSRPPLYKIKWGRDDFEYAYSDRERDALVALGKQQGKRIKEDSIQRFKGLGEMNAEELRITTMDIEHRVLGQVTLDDAAQADDLFSVLMGEDVEARRSFIQRNAKDVRFLDI; this is encoded by the coding sequence GTGCTGTGCCAGAAAGGGCGCTTCGTGGCCGATTCCGGCAACCCCAACGAGAACATTCCTTCCACTGCTGCCGACGGGACCGGCGAGGCGAGCTCGTCGTACGACGCCAGCGCGATCACCGTCCTCGAGGGTCTGGACGCGGTCCGCAAGCGGCCTGGCATGTACATCGGCTCGACCGGTGAGCGCGGCCTGCACCACCTCGTGCAAGAGGTCGTCGACAACTCCGTCGACGAGGCGATGGCCGGTCACGCGGACAGAATCGACGTCACGATCCTCGCCGACGGCGGCGTACGGGTGATCGACAACGGACGCGGTATCCCGGTCGACATGCACCCGGTGGAGAAGAAGCCGGCCGTCGAGGTCGTCCTCACCGTGCTGCACGCGGGCGGCAAGTTCGGCGGCGGCGGCTACGCCGTCTCCGGCGGTCTGCACGGTGTCGGTGTGTCCGTCGTGAACGCCCTGTCGACCAAGATCGCGGTCGACATCAAGCGGGACGGCTTCCGCTGGACACAGGAGTACAAGCAGGGTGTGCCCACCGGGCCGCTGGAGAAGCACGAGGCGGTCGAGGACTCCGGCACGTCGGTCACCTTCTGGGCCGACCCGGACATCTTCGAGACCACCGAGTACTCCTTCGAGACACTCTCGCGCCGCTTCCAGGAAATGGCCTTCCTCAACAAGGGCCTCACCCTGACGCTGACGGACGAGCGCGAGTCCGCGAAGGCGACGGTCGGCGCCGACGACCCTGACGCCGAGGCGGCCGAGGAGCCGCCGGCGAGGACGGTCACGTACCACTACGAAGGCGGCATCGTCGACTTCGTGACGTACCTGAACTCCCGCAAGGGCGAGCTGATCCACCCCACCGTCATCGACATCAACGCCGAGGACAAGGAGAGGCTCCTCTCCCTCGAGGTCGCGATGCAGTGGAACTCGCAGTACAGCGAGGGTGTCTACTCGTTTGCCAACACGATCCACACGCACGAGGGCGGTACGCACGAAGAAGGCTTCCGCGCCGCGCTGACGGGTCTCGTCAACCGGTACGCGCGCGACAAGAAGCTGCTGCGCGAGAAGGACGACAACCTCACGGGTGAGGACATCCGCGAAGGTCTGACCGCGATCATCTCGATCAAGCTCGGCGAGCCCCAGTTCGAGGGCCAGACCAAGACCAAGCTGGGCAACACGGAGGCGAAGACCTTCGTCCAGAAGGTCGTCAACGAACACCTCACCGACTGGTTCGACCGCAACCCCAACGAAGCCGTGGACATCATCCGCAAGGCCATCCAGGCCGCCACGGCCCGCGTCGCCGCCCGCAAGGCCCGCGACCTGACGCGCCGCAAGGGTCTGCTGGAGAGCGCCTCGCTGCCCGGCAAGCTGTCCGACTGCCAGTCGAACGACCCGACCAAGTGCGAGATCTTCATCGTCGAGGGTGACTCCGCCGGCGGCTCGGCCAAGTCCGGCCGCAACCCGATGTACCAGGCGATCCTGCCCATCCGAGGCAAGATCCTGAACGTCGAGAAGGCGCGGATCGACAAGATCCTGCAGAACACCGAGGTGCAGGCGCTGATCTCGGCCTTCGGCACGGGAGTCCACGAGGACTTCGACATCGAGAAGCTCCGCTATCACAAGATCATCCTGATGGCGGACGCCGACGTCGACGGCCAGCACATCAACACCCTGTTGCTGACCTTCCTGTTCCGCTTCATGCGGCCGCTGGTCGAGGCCGGGCACGTGTTCCTGTCCCGCCCGCCGCTCTACAAGATCAAGTGGGGCCGTGACGACTTCGAGTACGCCTACTCGGACCGTGAGCGCGACGCGCTCGTGGCGCTCGGCAAGCAGCAGGGCAAGCGGATCAAGGAGGACTCGATCCAGCGCTTCAAGGGTCTCGGCGAGATGAACGCCGAGGAACTGCGCATCACCACCATGGACATCGAGCACCGCGTTCTCGGCCAGGTCACCCTGGACGACGCCGCGCAGGCCGACGACCTGTTCTCGGTGCTGATGGGCGAGGACGTGGAGGCACGGCGCTCGTTCATCCAGCGCAATGCCAAGGACGTCCGCTTCCTCGACATCTGA
- a CDS encoding DUF721 domain-containing protein — protein sequence MSEDETPVVPEPAKVPESSGVDLARVALRAAKEQAKARGAAAQQKKQARRGGGLRSGARADGRDPLPLGAAINRLITERGWETPAAVGGVMGRWPQIVGEDLANHCVPLRYDDDPDQRVLTVQCDSTAWATQLRLLAPRLVARLNEDLGQGTVRLIKVLGPGGPARRFGPLRAPGSTGPGDTYG from the coding sequence ATGAGCGAGGACGAGACGCCCGTGGTGCCCGAGCCCGCGAAGGTCCCCGAGTCGTCGGGGGTGGACCTGGCCCGCGTGGCCCTGCGTGCGGCCAAGGAGCAGGCGAAGGCGCGCGGTGCCGCGGCGCAGCAGAAGAAGCAGGCCCGCCGCGGTGGCGGGCTGAGATCCGGGGCACGGGCGGACGGACGGGATCCGCTGCCGCTGGGTGCCGCCATCAACCGGCTGATCACCGAGCGGGGCTGGGAGACCCCGGCTGCTGTGGGCGGGGTCATGGGCAGGTGGCCCCAGATCGTCGGCGAGGACCTGGCGAACCACTGTGTGCCGCTGCGGTACGACGACGATCCCGACCAGCGTGTGCTGACCGTGCAGTGCGATTCGACGGCCTGGGCCACACAACTGCGCCTGCTGGCGCCACGGCTGGTGGCGCGGCTCAACGAGGACCTGGGTCAGGGCACGGTCCGGCTGATCAAGGTGCTGGGCCCGGGCGGGCCCGCCCGAAGGTTCGGACCCCTGCGGGCGCCGGGGAGCACCGGTCCCGGGGACACCTACGGCTGA
- the gyrA gene encoding DNA gyrase subunit A, producing MADENTPVTTETEDEGPQLRIEPVGLETEMQRSYLDYAMSVIVSRALPDVRDGLKPVHRRVLYAMYDGGYRPEKGFYKCARVVGDVMGTYHPHGDSSIYDALVRLAQPWSMRMPLVDSNGNFGSPGNDPAAAMRYTECKLMPQSMEMLRDIDEETVDFQDNYDGRNQEPTVLPARFPNLLVNGSAGIAVGMATNIPPHNLREVAAGAQWALEHPDASHEELLDALIERIKGPDFPSGALVVGRKGIEEAYRTGRGSITMRAVVEVEEIQNRQCLVVTELPYQVNPDNLAQKIADLVKDGKIGGIADVRDETSSRTGQRLVIVLKRDAVAKVVLNNLYKHTDLQTNFGANMLALVDGVPRTLSLDAFIRHWVTHQIEVIVRRTKFRLRKAEERAHILRGLLKALDAIDEVIALIRRSDTVEVARAGLMDLLQIDEIQANAILEMQLRRLAALERQKIVQEHDELQAKINEYNAILASPEKQRGIVSEELAVIVEKFGDDRRSKLVPFDGDMSIEDLIAEEDIVVTITRGGYVKRTKTDDYRSQKRGGKGVRGTKLKEDDIVDHFFVSTTHHWLLFFTNKGRVYRAKAYELPDAGRDARGQHVANLLAFQPDEQIAEILAIRDYEAAPYLVLATKAGLVKKTPLKDYDSPRSGGVIAINLRETEGDGGAPDELIGAELVSAEDDLLLISRKAQSIRFTATDDALRPMGRATSGVKGMSFREGDELLSMNVVRPGTFVFTATDGGYAKRTPVDEYRVQGRGGLGIKAAKIVEDRGSLVGALVVEETDEILAITLGGGVIRTRVNEVRETGRDTMGVQLINLGKRDAVVGIARNAEAGREAEEVEGTDEAGGEAAEAAVEGTEPSAGEHEE from the coding sequence ATGGCCGACGAGAACACTCCTGTGACCACAGAAACCGAAGACGAAGGGCCGCAGCTGCGGATCGAGCCCGTCGGGCTCGAGACCGAGATGCAGCGCTCGTACCTCGACTACGCGATGTCCGTCATCGTCTCGCGTGCGCTGCCGGACGTGCGGGACGGCCTCAAGCCCGTCCACCGCCGCGTGCTGTACGCGATGTACGACGGCGGCTACCGGCCCGAGAAGGGCTTCTACAAGTGCGCCCGCGTCGTCGGCGACGTCATGGGTACGTACCACCCGCACGGCGACTCCTCGATCTACGACGCCCTGGTCCGGCTGGCCCAGCCGTGGTCGATGCGCATGCCGCTGGTGGACTCCAACGGCAACTTCGGCTCCCCGGGCAACGACCCGGCCGCCGCCATGCGGTACACCGAGTGCAAGCTGATGCCGCAGTCGATGGAGATGCTCCGGGACATCGACGAGGAGACCGTCGACTTCCAGGACAACTACGACGGCCGCAACCAGGAGCCGACGGTCCTGCCGGCGCGCTTCCCGAATCTCCTGGTCAACGGCTCGGCCGGCATCGCGGTCGGTATGGCGACCAACATCCCGCCGCACAATCTGCGCGAGGTCGCGGCCGGCGCGCAGTGGGCGCTGGAGCACCCGGACGCTTCGCACGAGGAGCTGCTCGACGCGCTCATCGAGCGGATCAAGGGCCCGGACTTCCCGTCCGGTGCTCTGGTCGTGGGCCGCAAGGGCATCGAGGAGGCGTACCGCACCGGTCGCGGCTCCATCACGATGCGTGCGGTCGTCGAGGTCGAGGAGATCCAGAACCGTCAGTGCCTGGTGGTCACGGAGCTTCCGTACCAGGTCAACCCGGACAACCTCGCGCAGAAGATCGCCGACCTCGTCAAGGACGGCAAGATCGGCGGCATCGCCGACGTCCGCGACGAGACGTCCTCGCGCACCGGCCAGCGGCTCGTCATCGTGCTCAAGCGCGATGCCGTCGCCAAGGTCGTCCTCAACAACCTCTACAAGCACACCGACCTGCAGACGAACTTCGGCGCCAACATGCTGGCCCTGGTCGACGGTGTGCCGCGCACGCTCTCGCTGGACGCGTTCATCCGCCACTGGGTGACGCACCAGATCGAGGTCATCGTCCGGCGGACGAAGTTCCGGCTGCGCAAGGCCGAGGAGCGGGCGCACATCCTGCGCGGTCTGCTCAAGGCACTGGACGCGATCGACGAGGTCATCGCGCTGATCCGGCGCAGTGACACGGTCGAGGTCGCGCGTGCGGGCCTGATGGACCTGCTGCAGATCGACGAGATCCAGGCCAACGCCATTCTCGAGATGCAGCTGCGCCGGCTGGCCGCCCTGGAGCGCCAGAAGATCGTGCAGGAGCACGACGAGCTGCAGGCGAAGATCAACGAGTACAACGCGATCCTTGCCTCGCCCGAGAAGCAGCGTGGCATCGTCAGCGAGGAACTGGCCGTCATCGTCGAGAAGTTCGGCGACGACCGGCGCTCCAAGCTGGTGCCCTTCGACGGTGACATGTCCATCGAGGACCTCATCGCCGAGGAGGACATCGTCGTCACGATCACGCGTGGCGGCTATGTGAAGCGCACCAAGACCGACGACTACCGCTCACAGAAGCGCGGCGGCAAGGGGGTGCGGGGCACGAAGCTGAAGGAGGACGACATCGTCGACCACTTCTTCGTCTCCACCACGCACCACTGGCTGCTGTTCTTCACCAACAAGGGCAGGGTCTACCGGGCCAAGGCGTACGAGCTGCCGGACGCCGGCCGCGATGCGCGTGGCCAGCACGTCGCCAACCTGCTCGCCTTCCAGCCGGACGAGCAGATCGCCGAGATCCTCGCGATCCGTGACTACGAGGCGGCGCCGTATCTGGTGCTGGCGACCAAGGCGGGCCTGGTCAAGAAGACCCCGCTGAAGGACTACGACTCGCCTCGCTCGGGCGGTGTCATCGCGATCAACCTCCGTGAGACGGAGGGCGACGGCGGTGCGCCCGACGAGCTGATCGGCGCGGAGCTGGTCTCCGCCGAGGACGATCTGCTGCTGATCAGCAGGAAGGCGCAGTCGATCCGGTTCACTGCAACGGACGATGCGCTGCGCCCGATGGGCCGTGCGACGTCCGGTGTGAAGGGGATGAGTTTCCGTGAGGGGGACGAACTCCTCTCGATGAATGTCGTCCGGCCAGGTACGTTCGTGTTCACTGCCACCGATGGTGGGTACGCGAAGCGGACCCCCGTCGACGAGTACCGCGTCCAGGGCCGCGGCGGCCTCGGTATCAAGGCCGCCAAGATCGTGGAGGACCGCGGATCGCTCGTGGGTGCGCTGGTGGTCGAGGAGACCGACGAGATCCTCGCCATCACGCTCGGTGGCGGCGTGATTCGTACGCGAGTCAATGAAGTCAGGGAGACGGGCCGTGACACCATGGGCGTCCAACTGATCAACCTGGGCAAGCGGGATGCCGTTGTCGGTATCGCTCGTAACGCCGAGGCAGGCCGCGAGGCCGAAGAGGTCGAAGGGACCGATGAGGCCGGCGGTGAGGCGGCCGAGGCGGCAGTCGAGGGCACCGAGCCCTCGGCCGGGGAGCACGAGGAGTAA
- the recF gene encoding DNA replication/repair protein RecF (All proteins in this family for which functions are known are DNA-binding proteins that assist the filamentation of RecA onto DNA for the initiation of recombination or recombinational repair.), with translation MHVTHLSLADFRSYARVEVPLDPGVTAFVGANGQGKTNLVEAVGYLATLASHRVSSDAPLVRMGADRAVIRAAVRQGERSQLVELELNPGKANRARINRSSQVRPRDVLGIVRTVLFAPEDLALVKGDPGERRRFLDELITARSPRMAGVRSDYERVLKQRNTLLKSAAMARRHGGRGADLSTLDVWDQHLARAGAEVLAQRSDLIAALQPLADKAYEALAPGGGPVALEYRSSSAGQAPEQMADGTREELFQQLMAALAEVRKQEIERGVTLVGPHRDELVLKLGELPAKGYASHGEAWSYALALRLASYDLLRAEGNEPVLVLDDVFAELDARRRERLAELVAPGEQVLVTAAVDDDVPGVLAGARYAVADGAVERV, from the coding sequence ATGCACGTCACGCATCTGTCGCTGGCCGACTTCCGCTCGTACGCCCGGGTCGAGGTCCCTCTCGATCCGGGCGTCACCGCTTTCGTGGGGGCCAACGGCCAGGGCAAGACCAACCTCGTCGAAGCGGTCGGCTATCTGGCCACGCTGGCGAGCCACCGGGTGTCCTCCGACGCCCCGCTGGTTCGGATGGGAGCGGACCGGGCCGTGATCCGTGCCGCCGTCAGGCAGGGGGAGCGCTCGCAGCTGGTCGAGCTGGAGCTCAATCCCGGTAAGGCGAACAGGGCACGTATCAACAGGTCGTCGCAGGTCAGGCCGCGTGATGTGCTGGGGATCGTCCGTACTGTGCTGTTCGCCCCGGAGGATCTGGCGCTCGTCAAGGGCGACCCCGGGGAGCGACGGCGGTTCCTCGACGAGCTGATCACCGCGCGCTCGCCCCGGATGGCGGGAGTGCGCTCCGACTACGAACGGGTGCTCAAGCAGCGCAACACACTGCTGAAGTCGGCGGCGATGGCCCGTCGGCACGGCGGGCGCGGGGCCGACCTGTCGACGCTCGACGTATGGGACCAGCATCTGGCGCGGGCGGGTGCGGAAGTCCTGGCACAGCGGTCGGACCTGATCGCGGCGCTTCAGCCGCTCGCCGACAAGGCGTACGAGGCGCTTGCCCCCGGAGGCGGCCCGGTCGCGCTGGAGTACCGTTCCTCCTCCGCTGGGCAGGCGCCGGAGCAGATGGCCGACGGGACGCGCGAGGAACTGTTCCAGCAGCTGATGGCGGCGCTTGCCGAGGTGCGCAAGCAGGAGATCGAGCGAGGCGTGACGCTCGTCGGACCGCACCGCGACGAGCTGGTGCTCAAGCTGGGCGAGCTGCCGGCCAAGGGATACGCGAGCCACGGCGAGGCCTGGTCGTACGCGCTGGCGCTGCGGCTCGCGTCGTACGACCTGCTGCGGGCCGAGGGCAACGAGCCGGTGCTCGTGCTCGACGACGTCTTCGCGGAGCTGGATGCGCGCCGGCGTGAGCGGCTGGCGGAACTGGTGGCTCCGGGAGAGCAGGTCCTGGTGACGGCGGCGGTCGACGACGACGTGCCCGGTGTGCTGGCCGGCGCGCGGTATGCCGTGGCCGACGGAGCGGTGGAGCGCGTATGA
- the dnaN gene encoding DNA polymerase III subunit beta: protein MKIRVERDVLAEAVAWVARSLPARPPAPVLAGLLLKAEDGALSFSSFDYEVSARVSVEAEVDEDGTVLVSGRLLADICRALPNRPVEISTDGVRATVVCGSSRFTLHTLPVEEYPALPQMPTATGTVPGEVFASAAAQVAIAAGRDDTLPVLTGVRIEIEGDTVTLASTDRYRFAVREFLWKPESPDVSAVALVPAKTLLDTAKSLTSGDTVTLALSGSGAGEGLIGFEGAGRRTTTRLLEGDLPKYRTLFPTEFNSVAVIETAPFVEAVKRVALVAERNTPVRLSFEQGVLILEAGSSDDAQAVERVDAQLDGDDISIAFNPTFLLDGLSAIDSPVAQLSFTTSTKPALLSGKPAVDAEADEAYKYLIMPVRLSG, encoded by the coding sequence GTGAAGATCCGGGTGGAGCGCGATGTACTCGCGGAGGCAGTGGCCTGGGTGGCCCGCAGCCTTCCGGCCCGTCCGCCGGCCCCCGTACTCGCAGGCCTTCTTCTGAAGGCGGAGGACGGTGCCCTCAGCTTCTCGAGCTTCGACTACGAGGTCTCGGCGCGTGTCTCGGTCGAGGCGGAGGTGGACGAGGACGGCACCGTGCTGGTGTCGGGCCGTCTGCTCGCCGACATCTGCCGCGCTCTGCCCAACCGCCCGGTGGAGATCTCCACAGACGGTGTACGGGCGACCGTGGTCTGCGGCTCCTCGCGATTCACACTCCACACGCTGCCTGTGGAGGAGTACCCGGCGCTGCCGCAGATGCCGACCGCGACCGGCACCGTGCCCGGCGAGGTCTTCGCCTCGGCCGCCGCACAGGTCGCCATCGCCGCCGGCCGCGACGACACCCTCCCGGTGCTCACCGGAGTCCGGATCGAGATCGAGGGCGACACCGTCACCCTGGCCTCGACCGACCGCTACCGCTTCGCCGTCCGTGAGTTCCTGTGGAAGCCCGAGAGCCCGGACGTCTCGGCCGTCGCCCTGGTGCCCGCCAAGACGCTGCTGGACACCGCCAAGTCGCTGACCAGCGGTGACACGGTCACCCTGGCGTTGTCCGGCTCGGGTGCGGGTGAGGGCCTGATCGGTTTCGAGGGCGCGGGACGGCGGACCACCACCCGGCTGCTCGAGGGCGATCTGCCCAAGTACCGGACCCTGTTCCCCACCGAGTTCAACTCGGTCGCCGTGATCGAGACCGCGCCGTTCGTCGAGGCCGTCAAGCGTGTGGCCCTGGTCGCCGAGCGGAACACCCCGGTGCGACTCAGCTTCGAACAGGGCGTGCTGATCCTGGAGGCCGGCTCCAGCGACGATGCACAGGCTGTGGAGCGTGTCGACGCCCAGCTGGACGGCGACGACATCTCGATCGCCTTCAACCCGACCTTCCTGCTGGACGGTCTGAGCGCCATCGACTCCCCGGTCGCCCAGCTCTCGTTCACCACGTCCACCAAGCCCGCGCTGCTGAGCGGCAAGCCGGCCGTGGACGCCGAGGCGGACGAGGCCTACAAGTACCTGATCATGCCGGTTCGTCTGAGCGGCTGA
- the gnd gene encoding phosphogluconate dehydrogenase (NAD(+)-dependent, decarboxylating), with protein MELGLVGLGKMGGNMRERIRRAGHTVVGYDRNPDLADVESLQELVGRLKGPRVVWVMVPAGAATQSTIDELADLLEPGDVVVDGGNSRWTDDEKHAVELGIKGIGFVDCGVSGGVWGLENGYALMYGGDAENVAKVQPIFDALKPEGEFGSVHAGKVGAGHFAKMVHNGIEYAMMQAYAEGWELLEKVSSVTDVREVFRSWQEGTVIRSWLLDLAVNALDEDEHLEKLRGYAQDSGEGRWTVEAAIHHAVPLPAITASLFARFASRQDDSPQMKMIAALRNQFGGHAVESTK; from the coding sequence ATGGAGCTCGGTCTCGTCGGTCTCGGCAAGATGGGCGGCAACATGCGCGAGCGCATCCGCCGCGCCGGTCACACGGTTGTCGGATACGACCGCAACCCCGACCTCGCTGACGTCGAGAGCCTTCAGGAGCTTGTCGGCAGGCTCAAGGGCCCGCGGGTCGTGTGGGTCATGGTTCCCGCCGGTGCCGCGACCCAGTCGACCATCGATGAGCTCGCAGACCTCCTCGAGCCCGGCGACGTCGTCGTGGACGGCGGCAACTCCCGCTGGACCGACGACGAGAAGCACGCGGTCGAGCTCGGCATCAAGGGCATCGGCTTCGTCGACTGCGGCGTATCGGGTGGTGTCTGGGGACTGGAGAACGGCTACGCGCTGATGTACGGCGGCGACGCCGAGAACGTCGCGAAGGTCCAGCCGATCTTCGACGCTCTCAAGCCCGAGGGCGAGTTCGGCTCGGTCCACGCGGGCAAGGTCGGCGCTGGGCACTTCGCGAAGATGGTCCACAACGGCATCGAGTACGCGATGATGCAGGCCTACGCCGAGGGCTGGGAGCTCCTGGAGAAGGTCTCCTCCGTCACCGACGTACGCGAGGTCTTCCGCTCCTGGCAGGAAGGCACCGTCATCCGCTCCTGGCTGCTCGACCTGGCGGTCAACGCGCTGGACGAGGACGAGCACCTGGAGAAGCTGCGCGGTTATGCACAGGACTCCGGTGAGGGCCGGTGGACCGTGGAAGCCGCCATCCACCACGCCGTGCCGCTGCCGGCGATCACCGCGTCGTTGTTCGCGCGCTTCGCGTCCCGCCAGGACGACTCCCCGCAGATGAAGATGATCGCCGCGCTGCGCAACCAGTTCGGCGGCCACGCGGTCGAGTCCACGAAGTAA
- a CDS encoding DUF3566 domain-containing protein — protein MTDTRGHQPPHEMYAGGQQPAAQQAAQPYHPPQAYPTPQGGTQGGQQRTGQQAGAAVRRPRTGARTTPRTRKARLRVAKADPWSVMKVSFLLSIALGICTVVASAVLWMVMDAMGVFSTVGGTISEATGSNESNGFDLQSFLSLPRVLMFTSVIAVIDVVLATALATLGAFIYNLSAGFVGGVELTLAEDE, from the coding sequence GTGACGGACACCCGGGGGCATCAGCCCCCGCACGAGATGTATGCCGGCGGCCAGCAGCCCGCTGCCCAGCAGGCGGCGCAGCCCTACCATCCGCCGCAGGCCTACCCCACGCCGCAGGGCGGCACGCAGGGCGGGCAGCAGCGCACCGGTCAGCAGGCGGGCGCCGCCGTGCGCCGGCCGCGCACCGGGGCCCGTACCACTCCGCGTACGCGCAAGGCCCGCCTGCGCGTGGCCAAGGCCGACCCGTGGTCGGTGATGAAGGTCAGCTTCCTGCTGTCGATCGCGCTGGGCATCTGCACCGTGGTCGCGTCCGCGGTGCTGTGGATGGTCATGGACGCGATGGGTGTCTTCTCGACCGTCGGCGGCACGATCAGCGAGGCCACCGGCTCCAACGAGAGCAACGGCTTCGACCTCCAGTCGTTCCTGTCGCTGCCGCGGGTGCTCATGTTCACGTCGGTCATCGCGGTGATCGATGTGGTGCTGGCGACGGCCCTCGCCACGCTCGGGGCCTTCATCTACAACCTCTCCGCCGGTTTCGTGGGCGGTGTGGAGCTCACGCTCGCCGAGGACGAGTAG
- the dnaA gene encoding chromosomal replication initiator protein DnaA, whose translation MADVPADLAAVWPRVLEHLLAEGQQGIEPKDKQWIERCQPLALVADTALLAVPNEWGKRVLEGRLAPLISDTLSRECGRPIRIAITVDDSAGEPPAPQAPPAGQQAPRYPGPQHDEPRQSDPYDTYGHRPLDDDGLPSVRPSYPEYQQRPEPGGWPRTQEDLSWQQPRLGGFQERDPYASPRRPQHDYRSPQPPERQPYQSRPERRDMPEPQPPHRGGPSGAPGPLGAQPAPAPGPGEPHARLNPKYLFDTFVIGASNRFAHAAAVAVAEAPAKAYNPLFIYGESGLGKTHLLHAIGHYARSLYPGTRVRYVSSEEFTNEFINSIRDGKGDAFRKRYRDVDILLVDDIQFLASKESTQEEFFHTFNTLHNANKQIVLSSDRPPKQLMTLEDRLRNRFEWGLTTDVQPPELETRIAILRKKAVQEQLNAPPEVLEFIASRISRNIRELEGALIRVTAFASLNRQPVDLGLTEIVLKDLIPGGEDSAPEITAGAIMAATADYFGLTVEDLCGSSRSRVLVTARQIAMYLCRELTDLSLPKIGAQFGGRDHTTVMHADRKIRALMAERRSIYNQVTELTNRIKNG comes from the coding sequence GTGGCTGACGTACCTGCCGATCTTGCCGCAGTGTGGCCACGCGTGCTGGAACACCTCCTCGCCGAGGGCCAGCAAGGCATCGAGCCCAAGGACAAACAGTGGATCGAGCGGTGCCAGCCGCTCGCCCTCGTGGCCGACACCGCGTTGCTCGCCGTCCCCAACGAATGGGGCAAGCGGGTCCTCGAAGGCAGACTGGCTCCGCTGATCAGCGACACCCTGAGCCGCGAGTGCGGCCGTCCCATCCGGATCGCGATCACTGTCGACGACTCCGCGGGCGAACCGCCCGCACCCCAGGCGCCTCCTGCCGGGCAGCAGGCGCCGCGCTACCCGGGCCCGCAGCACGACGAGCCGCGCCAGAGCGACCCGTACGACACCTATGGGCACCGGCCCCTGGACGACGACGGTCTGCCGTCCGTCCGTCCCTCGTATCCCGAGTACCAGCAGCGCCCGGAACCGGGCGGCTGGCCGCGCACCCAGGAGGATCTGTCCTGGCAGCAGCCGCGGCTCGGCGGCTTCCAGGAGCGCGACCCGTACGCCTCGCCGCGCCGGCCCCAGCACGACTACCGGTCGCCGCAGCCGCCCGAGCGCCAGCCGTACCAGTCGCGTCCGGAGCGACGCGATATGCCCGAGCCCCAGCCGCCCCACCGCGGCGGGCCCTCCGGCGCACCCGGCCCGCTGGGCGCCCAGCCCGCGCCGGCGCCCGGCCCGGGCGAACCGCACGCACGCCTCAACCCGAAGTACCTCTTCGACACATTCGTCATCGGTGCGTCGAACCGGTTCGCGCACGCGGCCGCCGTCGCCGTCGCCGAGGCACCGGCGAAGGCGTACAACCCCCTGTTCATCTATGGGGAGTCGGGACTCGGCAAGACCCACCTGCTGCATGCCATCGGGCACTACGCGCGCAGCCTCTACCCCGGCACCCGGGTGCGGTACGTGAGCTCCGAGGAGTTCACCAACGAGTTCATCAACTCCATCCGCGACGGCAAGGGCGACGCGTTCCGCAAGCGCTACCGGGATGTGGACATCCTCCTCGTCGACGACATCCAGTTCCTCGCGAGCAAGGAGTCGACGCAGGAGGAGTTCTTCCACACCTTCAACACCCTCCACAACGCCAACAAGCAGATCGTGCTGTCCTCGGACCGGCCGCCCAAGCAGCTGATGACGCTCGAGGACCGGCTGCGCAACCGCTTCGAGTGGGGTCTGACCACCGATGTGCAGCCGCCGGAGCTGGAGACGCGTATCGCGATCCTGCGCAAGAAGGCCGTCCAGGAGCAGCTCAACGCCCCGCCGGAGGTGCTGGAGTTCATCGCCTCCCGGATCTCGCGCAACATCCGCGAACTGGAGGGCGCGCTGATCCGGGTGACGGCGTTCGCCTCGCTCAACCGCCAGCCCGTGGATCTCGGTCTCACCGAGATCGTTCTGAAGGATCTGATCCCCGGAGGCGAGGACTCCGCCCCGGAGATCACAGCCGGCGCCATCATGGCCGCCACCGCCGACTACTTCGGGCTCACGGTCGAGGATCTGTGCGGATCCTCACGCAGCCGGGTGCTGGTGACAGCACGCCAGATCGCGATGTACCTGTGCCGGGAGCTCACGGATCTGTCGCTGCCGAAGATCGGCGCACAGTTCGGCGGCCGTGACCACACGACCGTGATGCACGCGGACCGCAAGATCCGCGCGCTGATGGCAGAGCGCCGGTCCATCTACAACCAGGTCACCGAGCTCACCAACCGGATCAAGAACGGCTGA